The following DNA comes from Acidicapsa ligni.
GCCGCATCCGTATCTCCCGCTCCATAGCCCATTACCGACTCCGTAGTCCACGGGCCGATACCAGGTATGCGCAATAAATACTGCCGGATCCCCGCAAAGCTCATCGGATGTCTAAGCGGAACAAACATCGTCTCGCGAGCAAATCGCAGCAGTGTTCGCGCCCGCCGTTCATCCATGCCCAGCTGCTGTAACTCAAACATCGGCACCGTTGTAAGCGTTGCTGCTGAAGGAAATACCCGCAGCCCCAGTGGTCCCTCATCGCCAAATCGAGCAACGATGCGACGCCACTCCCGCATCGCATCCACGAAGCGAATTCTTTGCTGCAGAATAGCCGAGCACGTCATGTCATACAGCCACGGAACCCGCAACAATCGCAGCCCCGGCAACAATGTATGCAACCGCAGTATGCCCGTATCCTCGGTCGCAAACGTCGCATAACGATCGTCCTGCCGCAGCCCGCTTGCCGTTTCTTCCGCAAGCGCCTCCGCATCGGCGCCATAAGCGATCACCTCAAGCGAATCGCCATCACGACAAATCTCAACGGCAGCCGCCTCGCCGCGATAATAAAAAGCCTTGCGAAAAGACTCCTGCGTTAACTCCGCCGTGGAATCGTAAGGCCCCAGTTGCTGCAATGAAAATGTCCGGGCAAAATGCACCGGAAAAACTCCGACGCGCACCCGCGCTTCCTGCATTGGCACACTGTTCAAGCGACTTCAACTCCAGCACTCTTGGCCGCATCCTGTTGCATCTGCGCCCTGCGCCAATCGCGTACTCCAAGCGAAGCCAGCAGGACAAAAACTGCGTACAGTACCGCAGTCAGGCTCAGATGCTTGTACTGATATTCGGCCACGTAAATCAGGTCCAGCACAATCCATAGCCACCAGTTGACGATGTATTTTTGCGTACCCCACCATGTCCCCACAAGGCTATACGACGTCAGTGTTGAATCCAGCCAGGGCAGGGAAGCGTCCGTATGCTCCTTCATCCAATACCCCAGCAGCACACTCGCCACAGCACCAAGCGCAACATCGCGCAGCAGAGCCATTCTCTTCGGCGTCTCTATGCGAACTGCGCCTTCCCGATTCAACCCGCGCTGCCAATGCCACCAGCCATAGATAGCAAACACTACAAAAATCCATTGCAGCAGCATGTCGGAGTAGAGCTTGCTCTCGCGAAACTGCTCTCCATACAGCAGGCTCGCGCCAATCGTTATTGGCCAAGAAATCATACTGCGCCGTGTAGCCAGCCATACATCTACCGCGCTCACAACAGCCGCCAGCAGCTCAAACCAGTGCTCATTCAGCCACAAAATCAAATGGGACGCAGGTGCCATCAACGCTCATCTCCACGAGTTCTCGGCTCGGATGCCCATAGCGCAAGATGCTCCAGTAATCTTCGCCCCGACGCAGTCTCAAACCACCGCGCATGATCGACAAAATAGCCTTCGTAAGCCAGGGCAGCTTTCTCTTTCGAATGCAAAATACTCAGAAAGTAATCCGTCTCCGATAGTGCGAACTCGCAATGCACCAGCGGTAACATCGCAACCAATGCCTGCGCTTCCTCATAACTAAGCACACGTAACTCTTCATACCCTGCAAGCAAACTATCGAGATGATCCAGATGCGCAAGATCTGCGACAGGCTCATCCTTGCGCAGCCACTCAATAATGTTTCGCTCAATCGCGGTAGCCAGATCGTGCACAGCATTCGTGCGATCCGCCAGCCCAAAATCAAGGATACCCGTTACCTCCGCATCCTCGCCCGCACTGCTCCACATCAGATTCGAAGCATGAAAATCATTATGCGTCCAAAGCGGCGCAACATGCCGCAGCCATGGGCGAAGCCGCCCATGCAATGGCATCAGCAGCTCATCCATTGACTCCCGCCAATTGCGCTGCACCGCATACTCCTCAAGCAGCGGCCGCACACGCAGATACTCCGACATGCGCGATGGAGGATCATCATCCGCAAAGATAG
Coding sequences within:
- a CDS encoding DNA-3-methyladenine glycosylase family protein; protein product: MPMQEARVRVGVFPVHFARTFSLQQLGPYDSTAELTQESFRKAFYYRGEAAAVEICRDGDSLEVIAYGADAEALAEETASGLRQDDRYATFATEDTGILRLHTLLPGLRLLRVPWLYDMTCSAILQQRIRFVDAMREWRRIVARFGDEGPLGLRVFPSAATLTTVPMFELQQLGMDERRARTLLRFARETMFVPLRHPMSFAGIRQYLLRIPGIGPWTTESVMGYGAGDTDAAIPGDLHLPHLVCYALAGETEGSDERMLELLEPFRGHRFRIIRLLYASRLVVPRG
- the pnuC gene encoding nicotinamide riboside transporter PnuC encodes the protein MAPASHLILWLNEHWFELLAAVVSAVDVWLATRRSMISWPITIGASLLYGEQFRESKLYSDMLLQWIFVVFAIYGWWHWQRGLNREGAVRIETPKRMALLRDVALGAVASVLLGYWMKEHTDASLPWLDSTLTSYSLVGTWWGTQKYIVNWWLWIVLDLIYVAEYQYKHLSLTAVLYAVFVLLASLGVRDWRRAQMQQDAAKSAGVEVA
- a CDS encoding phosphotransferase enzyme family protein produces the protein MILIGTDNAHGLTGALEQPDWPQLTLVEVDALLRRYPQAGGAERLLSFSPRPFSAASVVAAPLGTVFVKRHPLAIRDRNGLLEEHRLAAHLARGGALVPRVLANEHGETAIVDGKWTYEVHSVAEGVDVYENALSWTPFLSCGHAAAAGRAMARMHEAAVGYDAVARKKQQLVSSFSIFADDDPPSRMSEYLRVRPLLEEYAVQRNWRESMDELLMPLHGRLRPWLRHVAPLWTHNDFHASNLMWSSAGEDAEVTGILDFGLADRTNAVHDLATAIERNIIEWLRKDEPVADLAHLDHLDSLLAGYEELRVLSYEEAQALVAMLPLVHCEFALSETDYFLSILHSKEKAALAYEGYFVDHARWFETASGRRLLEHLALWASEPRTRGDER